In a genomic window of Canis lupus familiaris isolate Mischka breed German Shepherd chromosome 28, alternate assembly UU_Cfam_GSD_1.0, whole genome shotgun sequence:
- the HHEX gene encoding hematopoietically-expressed homeobox protein HHEX, producing the protein MQYPHPGPAAAGAVGVPLYAPTPLLQPAHPTPFYIEDILGRGPAAPTPAPTLPSPNSSFTSLVSSYRTPVYEPTPIHPAFSHHSAAALAAAYGPGGFGGPLYPFPRTVNDYTHALLRHDPLGKPLLWSPFLQRPLHKRKGGQVRFSNDQTIELEKKFETQKYLSPPERKRLAKMLQLSERQVKTWFQNRRAKWRRLKQENPQSNKKEELESLDNPCDQRQDLSSEQNKGALDSSQCSPSPASQEDLESEISEDSDQEVDIEGDKGYFNAG; encoded by the exons ATGCAGTACCCACACcccgggccggcggcggcgggcgccgTGGGGGTGCCGCTGTACGCGCCCACGCCGTTGCTGCAGCCCGCGCACCCGACGCCGTTCTACATCGAGGACATCCTGGGCCGCGGGCCCGCCgcgcccacccccgcccccacgctGCCGTCCCCCAACTCCTCCTTCACCAGCCTCGTGTCTTCCTACCGGACCCCGGTGTACGAGCCCACGCCGATCCATCCCGCCTTCTCGCACCACTCCGCCGCCGCGCTGGCCGCCGCCTACGGACCCGGCGGCTTCGGGGGCCCTCTGTACCCCTTCCCAAGGACGGTGAACGACTACACGCACGCCCTGCTCCGCCACGACCCCCTGG GCAAACCCCTGCTCTGGAGCCCTTTCTTGCAGAGGCCTCTGCATAAAAGGAAAGGCGGCCAGGTGAGGTTCTCCAACGACCAGACCATCGAGTTGGAGAAGAAGTTTGAGACCCAAAAGTACCTCTCTCCTCCCGAGAGGAAGCGTCTGGCCAAGATGCTGCAGCTCAGTGAGAGACAG gTTAAAACCTGGTTTCAGAATCGACGTGCTAAATGGAGAAGACTAAAACAG GAGAACCctcaaagcaataaaaaagaagaactaGAAAGTTTGGACAATCCCTGTGACCAGAGGCAAGACTTGTCCAGTGAGCAAAATAAAGGTGCCTTGGACAGCTCTCAATGTtcaccctcccctgcctcccaggaaGACCTTGAATCAGAGATTTCAGAGGATTCTGATCAGGAAGTGGACATTGAGGGCGATAAAGGCTATTTTAATGCTGGATGA